From the Theobroma cacao cultivar B97-61/B2 chromosome 2, Criollo_cocoa_genome_V2, whole genome shotgun sequence genome, one window contains:
- the LOC18608083 gene encoding probable beta-D-xylosidase 5 has product MKTQVSLALCFSLFLVVPCNTQQFACDKNDPNTSQFPFCDYALSYEDRAKDLVSRLTLQEKVQQLVNTASGISRLGVPAYEWWSEALHGVSDLGPGTRFNATVPGATSFPAVILSAASFNATLWFKMGQVVSTEARAMYNVGLAGLTYWSPNVNVFRDPRWGRGQETPGEDPLVVSRYAVNYVRGLQEVGGESNSTHDKLKVSSCCKHYTAYDLDNWKGVDRFHFDAKVTKQDLEDTYQPPFKSCVEEGHVSSVMCSYNRVNGIPTCADPDLLKGIVRGQWGLDGYIVSDCDSVAVFYNSIHYTATPEDAVAVALKAGLNMNCGDYLGKYTVNAVNLKKVEESIVDQALIYNYIVLMRLGFFDGNPKLLLFGDLGPSDVCADDHQLLAHDAAKQGIVLLDNNGALPLSQNITKNLAVIGPNANATTVMISNYAGVPCHYTSPLQGLQKYVSVVTYEAGCSDVKCSNETLIEAAVQAAAKADALVVVVGLDQSIEAEGLDRVNLTLPGYQEKLVTDVANAANGTVILVIMAAGPIDISFAKNVSQIGGILWVGYPGQAGGEAIAQVIFGDYNPAGRSPFTWYPQEYADQVPMTDMNMRANTSENFPGRTYRFYTGKCIYEFGHGLSYTSFSKFILSAPSTILIQSIPNNILSSKSIREPYAYSNGEAIDVSNINCNDLQFNLVIGVKNNGPMNGAHVVLLFWKPPSSRVVTGAPNVQLVGFERLEVKRGKTQNVTMSLGVCKEFTLVDAEGNRKLITGQHTLFVGSTSEYQVRHHFVVRQAVNASVEGSVSM; this is encoded by the exons ATGAAAACGCAAGTTTCCTTAGCTCTCTGTTTCTCACTTTTCCTAGTAGTCCCATGTAACACTCAACAATTTGCATGTGACAAGAATGATCCCAATACGAGCCAGTTCCCCTTCTGTGACTACGCCTTATCTTATGAGGATCGAGCCAAGGACCTTGTTTCACGCTTGACTCTCCAAGAAAAGGTGCAACAACTAGTAAACACGGCCTCTGGCATTTCCAGGCTTGGTGTGCCTGCCTATGAGTGGTGGTCTGAGGCACTTCACGGTGTCTCAGACCTGGGTCCAGGCACACGTTTTAATGCCACAGTGCCTGGTGCAACTAGTTTCCCCGCTGTAATTTTGTCTGCTGCAAGTTTCAACGCGACATTATGGTTTAAGATGGGGCAGGTAGTGTCAACAGAAGCTCGAGCCATGTACAATGTAGGGTTAGCGGGCTTGACATATTGGAGCCCTAATGTTAACGTGTTTCGTGACCCGAGATGGGGACGTGGCCAAGAAACACCAGGGGAGGACCCTCTGGTGGTCTCAAGATATGCTGTGAATTATGTTCGGGGATTGCAAGAAGTGGGTGGGGAGTCAAACTCTACTCATGACAAGCTTAAGGTTTCAAGTTGTTGCAAGCACTACACTGCTTACGATCTGGATAATTGGAAAGGCGTCGATCGATTCCATTTTGATGCAAAG GTTACGAAACAGGACTTGGAAGATACGTATCAGCCACCATTTAAGAGCTGTGTTGAGGAGGGACATGTGAGCAGTGTAATGTGCTCATACAACAGGGTGAATGGGATTCCTACCTGTGCTGATCCAGACCTGCTAAAAGGAATAGTTAGAGGCCAATGGGGTCTTGATGG ATATATTGTTTCAGACTGTGACTCTGTTGCGGTTTTTTATAATAGCATCCATTACACTGCTACCCCTGAAGATGCCGTAGCAGTTGCTCTAAAAGCAG GTTTAAACATGAACTGTGGGGATTATCTGGGAAAGTACACCGTAAATGCAGTCAACTTAAAAAAAGTGGAAGAATCTATTGTTGACCAGGCTTTAATATATAACTATATAGTCCTTATGAGGCTTGGTTTCTTTGACGGAAACCCCAAACTGCTTCTATTCGGTGATCTGGGGCCATCTGATGTATGCGCTGATGATCATCAGCTGCTAGCCCATGATGCTGCCAAGCAGGGAATAGTTTTACTAGACAACAATGGAGCTCTTCCTTTGTCCCAAAATATCACCAAGAATTTAGCTGTTATAGGACCAAATGCTAATGCCACAACAGTAATGATAAGTAACTATGCTGGTGTACCTTGCCACTACACTAGCCCTTTACAAGGACTGCAAAAGTACGTCTCAGTGGTTACATATGAAGCAGGGTGTAGCGATGTAAAATGCAGTAATGAGACACTTATTGAGGCTGCAGTTCAGGCTGCAGCCAAGGCTGATGCTTTGGTGGTAGTTGTGGGGCTAGATCAATCTATTGAGGCAGAAGGGCTGGATAGAGTGAACTTGACATTGCCAGGATATCAAGAAAAGTTGGTGACTGATGTTGCTAATGCAGCAAATGGAACAGTGATTCTTGTGATTATGGCTGCTGGTCCTATTGATATTTCTTTTGCAAAGAATGTGAGCCAAATTGGAGGCATTTTGTGGGTCGGATATCCTGGGCAAGCTGGGGGAGAAGCCATTGCTCAAGTCATATTTGGAGATTATAATCCAG CTGGAAGGTCCCCTTTTACATGGTATCCACAAGAGTATGCAGATCAGGTGCCTATGACAGACATGAATATGAGAGCCAACACCAGCGAAAATTTTCCTGGAAGAACCTACCGCTTCTACACTGGCAAATGTATTTATGAATTTGGACATGGACTAAGCTATACGTCATTCTCCAAGTTCATATTATCTGCTCCTTCCACAATACTCATCCAATCAATACCAAATAATATTCTCTCCTCTAAATCCATCCGCGAACCATATGCTTACTCAAATGGTGAAGCAATTGATGTTTCAAACATAAACTGCAACGATCTGCAATTTAATCTTGTCATTGGGGTGAAGAACAATGGACCAATGAATGGAGCCCATGTGGTGCTCTTGTTCTGGAAGCCACCAAGCTCAAGAGTGGTGACCGGTGCACCAAACGTGCAGTTAGTTGGGTTTGAGAGGCTGGAAGTGAAGAGAGGAAAGACACAGAATGTGACAATGAGCTTGGGTGTCTGCAAGGAGTTTACGCTTGTGGATGCTGAAGGGAACAGGAAGTTAATTACAGGGCAGCATACCCTTTTTGTGGGTTCTACTAGTGAGTACCAAGTAAGGCACCATTTCGTTGTCAGGCAGGCTGTGAATGCAAGTGTAGAAGGTTCTGTGTCTATGTAG
- the LOC18608082 gene encoding uncharacterized protein LOC18608082, whose amino-acid sequence METLHSGVILKLLEDMGIEERTVTDDCDVCKKPALLQIRSIIPVLAEGDLWPKQGFFMKVSDATHAMYVSLSQEEDEMVLCNKLQLGQFIYVEKLEVAYPVPVLKGVRPIPGRQPCDGDPKDLVGIDIMEKFGGASKLLMQDRNSVKKMSRERARSISPHRVPSGDRRASLGGQNCGIRAPDVEKEGFGRGYSRDQSSIVDKESGSDCLTSSCSLESHSRRRSWCGIAKTRSREIPDAAVVKHEIIPLRHSPNCYVSPVCPARYNSNDINSNTRTSIKDSSPSPKPVQSPKGNRNSSLARTSKEPLTEAGTRASSNNKKWEETDMLWDSLASSLVEQGKEVLRQRDVALLAAVEALQEAAATERLLRCLSSFSELQLAKEDDQQPCINKFFKLQDYMAQCRAIVHSLRNISPLRTDDSDLSSPGAMREAVKLAVDRKRNATTWVKAAVASDLVPLSASRTKNVSAEAKIAAKSSNKPSQVAKLKGTSTIRKRRNICEFYSGLAAEKEALPDWVRGSTLGTARNLAQALQDECKTWFLAYVEKYLDRFKNKCLLRVRDRQVAESMCQIKRLNDWLDMMEKEGGSDNFTLESSKLEAYGRLRNKIYGVLLKHVERTAMVLENMSATAEGWNSAGCSISLASTQEE is encoded by the exons ATGGAAACTCTGCATTCTGGGGTCATTTTGAAACTTCTTGAAGACATGGGTATTGAAGAGAGAACAGTTACTGATGATTGTGATGTTTGTAAGAAGCCTGCGTTGTTACAGATTAGAAGCATAATTCCTGTGTTGGCAGAAGGTGATCTTTGGCCTAAACAAGGTTTTTTCATGAAAGTTTCGGATGCAACGCATGCTATGTATGTTTCTTTGTCCCAAGAAGAAGATGAGATGGTTCTATGTAACAAGTTGCAACTTGGGCAGTTCATATACGTGGAGAAATTGGAGGTAGCCTATCCAGTGCCAGTGCTTAAAGGGGTAAGGCCAATTCCAGGGAGACAGCCTTGCGATGGGGATCCCAAAGATCTTGTCGGCATTGACATCATGGAAAAGTTTGGTGGAGCGTCGAAATTGCTGATGCAAGACAGAAATTCTGTGAAGAAAATGTCAAGAGAAAGGGCTCGGTCTATAAGTCCTCATAGGGTACCCTCTGGGGACCGGAGAGCGAGTCTTGGAGGCCAGAACTGTGGGATTAGGGCTCCTGATGTTGAGAAAGAAGGCTTTGGTAGGGGTTATTCAAGAGACCAATCAAGTATAGTTGATAAAGAAAGCGGTTCAGATTGTTTGACGTCAAGTTGCTCCTTGGAATCACATTCCAGGAGAAGAAGCTGGTGTGGGATAGCGAAAACAAGAAGTAGGGAGATTCCAGACGCCGCAGTTGTCAAGCATGAGATAATCCCTCTTCGCCATAGTCCTAATTGTTAT GTTTCACCAGTTTGTCCTGCTAGATATAACAGCAACGATATTAATTCAAACACCAGAACAAGTATAAAAGACAGTAGTCCATCTCCAAAACCAGTTCAAAGTCCAAAAGGGAATAGAAACTCTTCATTAGCAAGAACTAGTAAGGAGCCATTAACTGAAGCAGGGACACGCGCGTCAtccaataataaaaaatgggaagaaaCTGACATGTTGTGGGATTCCCTTGCCTCTTCCTTGGTCGAACAGGGAAAG GAAGTACTAAGGCAAAGGGATGTCGCTCTGCTTGCAGCCGTTGAGGCTTTGCAAGAGGCTGCTGCTACTGAGAGATTGCTCAGGTGCTTAAG TTCATTTTCAGAGCTTCAGTTGGCAAAAGAGGATGATCAGCAGCCTTGCATTAACAAGTTTTTCAAGCTGCAAGATTACATGGCTCAGTGTAGAGCAATTGTTCATTCGTTAAGAAATATTAGTCCTCTAAGAACGGATGATAGTGATCTGAGTAGTCCTGGTGCCATGAGGGAAGCAGTAAAACTGGCAGTGGATAGAAAGAGAAATGCAACCACATGGGTTAAAGCCGCTGTGGCATCTGATCTTGTCCCACTTTCTGCTTCTAGAACCAAAAATGTTTCCGCAGAGGCAAAAATTGCAGCAAAAAGCTCAAACAAACCAAGTCAGGTTGCCAAGCTGAAAGGCACTTCTACAATTAGGAAGCGAAGGAAcatttgtgaattttattctGGATTGGCAGCTGAGAAGGAAGCTCTCCCAGATTGGGTGAGGGGAAGTACCTTGGGTACAGCTCGAAATTTGGCACAAGCTTTGCAGGATGAATGTAAAACATGGTTTTTAGCTTATGTAGAGAAATATTTAGatagatttaaaaataaatgccTTTTGAGGGTTCGTGATAGACAGGTAGCTGAATCTATGTGTCAGATCAAGAGATTGAACGACTGGTTAGATATGATGGAGAAGGAGGGAGGCAGTGACAACTTTACGCTGGAGAGTTCTAAATTAGAAGCATATGGAAGGCTGAGGAACAAAATATACGGGGTCCTTTTGAAGCATGTTGAAAGAACTGCGATGGTTTTGGAGAATATGAGTGCAACTGCTGAAGGTTGGAACTCTGCGGGTTGCTCAATCAGTTTGGCATCAACGCAAGAGGAATAA
- the LOC18608081 gene encoding vacuolar-sorting receptor 3, with protein sequence MELRRFLLVGFVLLSVIGNCYARFVVEKNSLMVTSPEKIKGTHDSAIGNFGIPQYGGSMAGAVIYPKENRKGCKGFDEFGISFQSKPGALPTFVLLDRGDCFFALKVWNAQKAGASAVLVADDIEEALITMDTPEEDTSSAKYLENITIPSALIEKTFGETLKKAISGGEMVNVNLDWREAVPHPDDRVEYELWTNSNDECGVKCDMLMEFVKDFKGAAQILEKGGYTQFTPHYITWYCPQAFTLSRQCKSQCINHGRYCAPDPEQDFSSGYDGKDVVLENLRQLCVFRVANETNKPWLWWDYVTDFQIRCPMKEKKYNKECADDVIKSLGLDGKNIEKCMGDPYADADNPVLKEEQDAQVGKGSRGDVTILPTLVVNNRQYRGKLAKGAVLKAICSGFEETTEPAVCLSGDVETNECLENNGGCWQDKIANLTACKDTFRGRVCECPLVDGVQFRGDGYSHCEASGPGRCKINNGGCWHGSRDGHAYSACLGIGDSKCQCPPGFKGDGVKSCEDVDECNEKKACQCPECSCKNTWGSYECTCSGDLLYIRDHDTCISKSGTEVRSAWAAVWVIVIGLAMAAGGAYLVYKYRLRSYMDSEIRAIMAQYMPLDSQAEVPNHVSEDRA encoded by the exons atggAGCTACGAAGGTTTTTGCTTGTAGGGTTTGTGTTGTTGTCTGTGATAGGGAACTGTTATGCGagatttgtggtggaaaagaACAGCTTGATGGTGACGTCGCCGGAGAAGATTAAGGGGACTCATGATAGTGCGATTGGGAACTTTGGAATACCTCAATATGGGGGAAGCATGGCTGGTGCTGTGATTTACCCTAAGGAGAACCGAAAGGGTTGCAAGGGTTTTGATGAGTTTGGGATTTCCTTTCAATCCAAGCCTGGTGCTCTTCCTACTTTTGTTTTGCTCGATCGTGGAG ATTGCTTCTTTGCTTTAAAGGTTTGGAATGCACAGAAGGCTGGTGCTTCTGCAGTTCTTGTTGCAGATGATATTGAAGAAGCATTAATAACCATGGACACGCCTGAAGAGGATACTTCATCTGCCAAATACCTTGAAAATATAACGATCCCATCTGCCCTTATTGAAAAAACTTTTGGTGAAACTCTTAAGAAAGCAATCAGTGGTGGGGAAATGGTCAATGTTAATCTCGATTGGCGAGAGGCTGTTCCACACCCTGATGATCGTGTGGAGTATGAGTTATGGACCAACAGCAATGATGAATGTGGAGTTAAGTGTGATATGCTGATGGAATTTGTGAAGGATTTCAAGGGTGCTGCACAGATACTTGAAAAAGGTGGCTATACTCAATTTACACCCCATTATATAACTTGGTACTGCCCTCAGGCTTTCACCCTTAGCAGACAGTGCAAATCCCAATGCATCAACCATGGAAGATATTGTGCACCTGATCCTGAACAAGATTTTAGCTCAGGTTATGACGGGAAAGATGTAGTTCTTGAAAACCTAAGACAGCTATGTGTTTTCAGAGTGGCAAATGAGACCAATAAGCCTTGGTTGTGGTGGGACTATGTCACAGATTTTCAAATAAGATGCCCCATGAAGgagaaaaaatataacaaggaATGTGCCGATGATGTTATCAAATCTCTTg GTCTCGATGGCAAGAATATTGAAAAGTGTATGGGAGACCCTTATGCTGATGCAGATAATCCTGTTCTGAAAGAAGAACAAGATGCCCAA GTGGGGAAAGGATCTAGGGGTGATGTTACCATATTGCCTACACTTGTTGTCAACAATCGACAATATCGAG GAAAGCTGGCCAAAGGTGCTGTTCTGAAGGCCATCTGTTCTGGTTTCGAGGAGACTACTGAACCGGCCGTTTGCTTGAGTGGTG ATGTGGAGACGAATGAATGCTTGGAAAACAATGGTGGTTGTTGGCAAGATAAAATAGCCAATCTCACAGCCTGCAAG GATACATTTCGAGGGAGGGTCTGTGAATGTCCCTTGGTTGATGGTGTGCAATTCAGAGGAGATGGTTACAGCCACTGTGAAG CTAGTGGGCCTGGAAGGTGCAAGATTAATAATGGAGGTTGTTGGCATGGATCACGAGATGGACACGCATACTCTGCTTGTTTG GGTATTGGAGATAGTAAATGCCAATGTCCTCCAGGGTTTAAGGGTGATGGTGTCAAAAGTTGTGAAG ATGTTGATGAATGCAACGAGAAGAAAGCCTGCCAGTGCCCTGAATGTAGCTGCAAAAATACCTGGGGAAGCTATGAGTGCACTTGCAGTGGAGATCTTTTATATATCAGGGACCATGATACCTGCATAA GTAAGAGTGGCACTGAAGTAAGATCAGCATGGGCTGCTGTTTGGGTCATTGTGATCGGCTTGGCAATGGCTGCTGGTGGGGCTTATCTCGTTTACAAATATAGATTAAGG TCATACATGGATTCAGAAATCAGAGCTATAATGGCACAGTACATGCCGCTGGATAGTCAAGCTGAAGTTCCAAATCATGTAAGTGAAGATCGAGCGTGA
- the LOC18608080 gene encoding transcription factor bHLH84: protein MDSMGAAILEGEWSSLSGTYTTEEADFMAQLLSNCPLPDELDGSSNLGIPSTYWPGHHSTISMKAASYCSSDIADTSSYSFSQGSSYSAGSSIVFPSSSQESYYLSDSHPIFVANNSPMSMDFCMEDATNTSSYLVEGDDCLNQEMGNGNVEQAGKSHQEPALPNKNLEPKRESEIPQPEPVTEIKSNNISENSKKRSRSSGDVQKNRQNARSKKNQGSASTTNNDKDGNAGLNGQSSASCSSDDDSNASQELNGGQAALNLNGKTRASRGAATDPQSLYARKRRERINERLRILQNLVPNGTKVDISTMLEEAVQYVKFLQLQIKLLSSDDLWMYAPIAYNGMDIGLDLKVATPKRS, encoded by the exons ATGGGAGCTGCCATTTTAGAAGGAGAGTGGAGCTCTCTTAGTGGAACGTACACCACTGAGGAAGCCGATTTCATGGCTCAATTGCTCAGTAACTGTCCCCTTCCTGATGAGCTAGATGGGAGTTCAAACTTGGGAATTCCATCTACTTATTGGCCTGGCCATCATTCTACAATAAGCATGAAGGCGGCTTCGTACTGTTCTTCAGATATTGCTGACACTAGTTCATACAGTTTTTCACAAGGGAGTAGTTATAGTGCTGGTAGTAGTATTGTTTTTCCATCTTCAAGTCAAGAGAGCTACTACCTGAGTGATTCTCATCCGATTTTTGTAGCCAATAATAGCCCCATGTCAATGGATTTTTGTATGGAAGATGCAACAAACACAAGTTCCTATCTTGTCGAAGGTGATGATTGCTTGAACCAAGAAATGGGCAACGGAAATGTAGAACAGGCTGGTAAAAGCCACCAAGAACCTGCTCTTCCCAATAAGAATTTGGAGCCCAAAAGGGAATCTGAGATCCCACAGCCAGAACCAGTCACAGAGATCAAAAGTAACAACATATCAGAGAATTCTAAGAAAAGGTCTCGAAGTTCAGGAGAT GTCCAAAAGAACCGTCAAAATGCAAGGTCAAAGAAGAACCAGGGTAGTGCCTCAACCACCAACAACGATAAAGATGGGAATGCTGGTCTCAACGGCCAAAGCTCGGCCAGTTGCTCATCAGACGATGACTCAAATGCTTCTCAGGAGTTGAATGGAGGACAAGCAGCACTAAATTTGAATGGCAAAACAAGAGCCAGTAGGGGAGCAGCCACGGATCCCCAAAGCCTTTATGCAAGG AAAAGAAGGGAAAGAATAAATGAGAGGCTGAGAATTTTACAGAACCTCGTCCCCAATGGAACAAAG GTTGATATTAGCACAATGCTTGAAGAAGCTGTCCAATATGTAAAGTTTTTGCAGCTCCAAATAAAG CTGTTAAGTTCTGATGATTTATGGATGTATGCACCCATTGCTTACAATGGAATGGACATTGGACTTGATCTCAAGGTTGCCACCCCAAAACGATCATAG